Genomic DNA from Paramisgurnus dabryanus chromosome 11, PD_genome_1.1, whole genome shotgun sequence:
ATACTTCATATGAGGCAGTCCGCTGGGCACTCCAGGCAGACGGTTGTTGTCAAGATGCAATTCTCTCAGGCCGTTTAAATAGGACAAAGCACCAGGCTCGATGTGGCGGATCTCGTTATTGCCAAGGCCCAACCTAAACGTGTGCAGTGTGACCAGAGAACAGTTTTCAAGGCAAAAATAGGATTGTAAGTGATGAGTGGATTTTAGCCACTAGAGGACACCAAAAGAAAACTTTATGCCATATAATGCTATTTTCCGAGATTTAAATTAtggtaacattttaattttatgtagaCACAATTTACTATGCTGCTCGCATACATGATATTACACCAAGTAATAACAATGGTAAGGGTTTACCTCTGCAGTTGAGTGTACTGGCTGAGATCAACCAGCTCAATGGCCTGAATCTGATTATTGTCCAAATGAAGCTCATGAAGACTGCTGGGAAGGTCTAATGAGTGAAACACATTCAATAAAGAACAAAATGAAATCCATTGTGTTTGGGAAAGAATGGGATGCATTCCTGTAGTACAAAAACTGATGTAAGGTAGCCACAACATCAACAAAAATCAAATAcattcttaaaaacaaatatttatttacttgTTTATCACTCTCATTACCTTTGGGAACACCAGTAAGTTTGGCTTCGGAAATGCGCAGGTAGTTCAGTTTCACTCCCATAAATGCTTTAGGTTCGAAACCATTGTTTCGGAGAGGATTGCGACCCATTTCTGCAATATCAACCATATTTGTCAATGATTGTGTCCGAAATAGCCCCCACAGTATGTACTTTTTACTAGCTTTCTATAGTACACTTGAATAAGGGAAATAAAACGAGTGGATGGCTAAAAAAGTGCATACTGTCTTGAGTAGGTATTTGAATCAGTAAATACTAAACAAGCTCCTACATATGTTTTATATAGTATGAATGTGGGTAGTATATGAAATCCAAACATTGTCATTGTCATGTGGCCTACCAACGCATCACTTGCATAGCCTCATCTCTGTTCACAAATCCCCTCCCATGGCCTCATGGGATAGAAAAGTTTCCATTAAATGCACACTCCAGAATCTAGCAGAAGGTAGTAGGTCATCCAGGTACTTTTTGCCGACTCTTTTGCGAGTACTGTGGATTTAGACATTCTTTTTCATCACATACTGTTtctcgcctactatatagtcggaaagtatgcggtttcggatgcAGCCTGTAAATTCAGACACTAAGCGTGGCTATTTTGGACACAACGTCTTTTATCAAAGTAGTCAAAAATCAGTTATACACGATTATAACCACTTGGGGGCCACAATACACCGTCAAAAAATTGTCAATAAAATGGTTCATAGCTGTCACAGGGCAGTACCCTTAAAAAAACCCTAATATGTataatttaggtacagatatactGTATACATTTGCTACCAATATGTGTCTCGGGGTACTTCTATGAACTCTTTACAATGGACAGCTAGAGATAATTTCTTTCACTATTTTTCCTGACTATATAATGTTTTCATTAAAGATCATGAATCAGACATCATTAGCACAGCTCAGTCATACAtgcaaacacgcacacactaGATTACCAATGACATGCATGTTGTGGAGGCCCGAGAAGCTCAATGCCGGCACCCTGTTGATGCGGTTGTCATGGATACGCAGCTCAACCAGAGATGAAGGCAGGTTTTTGGGAATGGAGGTTAGAAGGTTGTGCGAGATGTATAATTTCTGCAAATGCTTCAAATGAAGGAATGCCCTCGAGTCAATTTTGGAGATCTGGTTATTTCTTAATACCAGGGCCTGTGGGGACAGAAACATTAGTATTTATGACAATTAATATGTTTTACAGTCATAATTCAAATTAAACAACTACGATAAGACACTAGTTATATGTTACTAGATCCAGATTGTTTGGTTAATAGAAAAGTTATTTCAATGTGTTGATCCTTGAACAGGATCACATacacaaatgtatttattaaagggatagttcccccCAAAAATGTAAGTTTACTGACTTTCAAACCGATCATTGACCtccacactgtaaaacctaaaagttacctcaactcaaaccatttaaggaaaccggttgcattaaaccatttaagttttaaaacacatacatttgagtactgtgaacttaaacaaattgagtcatatgcagttatgcacttatatttaagttcacaatacttaaatgtatgtgttttaaaacttaaatggtttaagGCAACTGGtttccttaaatggtttgagttaagttgactgttaggtttttattttttcctactacaGGGCCTCCGATCAGTTTGgttgcaaaatatttttgggtgcactatccctttaaatggcaaaatatgtCACAATACAAGCTTTCCAGATCGTGGAAATGTATTTATGATGTAAATGATATAATAAAGGTAATGTATGCCTCACATAGAGGTTGGTCAAGCCCTTAAAGTCTCCCTCTCTAATCTCTACGATCTTGTTGCTCTGCAGGTCCAGCAACAGCGTGTCCGAAGGAATACCACGAGGAACGTAATGTAAACCTGTAGAGCGACAatgcacaaacaaacaaaagtaaaaaaaattgctggAAATGAGGTCTTGTGGAAAATCAAGATTTTGGATCAAAGTCTGTTTAGGGTTGAACACTGTGGTTATTTACTTCATGAGGGTGGGTGACACTAATTTAAGGGTGTGCACGATTTCCAAGGTTGCAGAACAGACGTAAACAGACAGTCAACATACATTCAAACTTGACAATTTACTTTCTTCATCCATATTCctgatgttattttatttttaagaaaaattttctcttTGTAATTATTAACCAAAATGTTAAATATCGGATGGCCTATAATAGGTATTGGCATTTTTCCAATAATAAGTCAGACCAATAATAATCATCACACTTTAGTTGAAATAGTTGTTTGCCATCCAATGCCATCAGAAAATAAGATCACTGTCTATTTAAGAAGCACTTTTTGATTCACTCAAGCTCACTTGTAAAGTTTTTCAGCGGGCTATAATTTCGGAAATGTCTGGTAATTCTCTAGCCGCTGGGGCTCCATGTGTTTGGTGCGCTCTGTTGTTGTGTGCTAGCATTCCCACTCCGAGCTATATAATTAAGATGGAGCCTGATGACCAGGGCTCCACGTAGCACATTACAACGTGGAGAGCGAGAAATGAGAGCGAATAGCTGTATTTTATGATACAACGAATCATGAAACAGTGATAGAAGAGAGACAGCTGTGCTTGGGTGGTACCTGGCATCAAAAGAAGTCATCCAGTTGGATTTAAAATCATCATTCCTGGTGAAACCGACATCATAGTTTATGGCACGTTTGCTGTACCGAGTCAAATAACCAAAATGTCTGTCTTCTCAGGTGACTgaccacacacacaccacatgTCCTGTCTGATGTGGATGGGTGGCTGGTATCCTTCTCAAGCTAAATTTGACCCTGATCTCATTCTTGCCTTTGAAGTTAAAACCTAGCAATTCTTTTAAGTTGCATGCTGCTATACAGCTTGAACTTGAATCAGATTTATTTATATTGCACTCATATTGAACTCACATTTGTTGAATTgtgaataaaagtttttgctgTAAATGATGATAGGCAGATCTTTGATATATGTGTGGTGTCACATGTTTGTAATTACAGGATATGACAGAGAACGTAAGTAGGACAAACTATAACTCATCTTCCTTCGTAGACTATACATTTATAGCTACACACACATCATCTGAAGCCCACCTAAATCTGAACACTGGACCACTCTGAGGTTGCACCGACATCCGAACGGACAGGTATCTTGATCGGGTGCATACGGATCACCAGCTGATCCTTCTTCCTGGtctttcatcatcatcatcaactCTTCTACATCAATGTCCTTGCCAAAGTCCCAGAAACCTTTTTGCTCGAATGGCAGGGCGGAGGAGCTCGATGGCAGGTGGCCAGTGCAGAGAAACAGGAAAgccacacaaaatgacaacatggcTGCTAATACCAGTTTTTAATCTGTggaacagacagaaagacatttAGTGTGAATATAAGCAGAAAAGAAAATACGGCAGTACAAGCATAATTGCTCGCCGTGCTTTTTTGTAAAACCATAAATGCTACTTTGCATCCAGGAGCTGATTCTGGTATGATCCATCATACCGTGGTCTCATTAAGCTGTGAATATACGGCCGCCTCACTGACAGTGGCAATAAACAAATCTGCTCCGCACATCTACAATGGGGAAAATATCTAATTGTAACTGAAACTAAATCTCAAGAGAATGTGAAGATAGTTTGGGTCAGATTCACCAATGTGTGCAAGTGTGTATTTTCATAACCTGTCTTCAAGGTATATTTATAGCTACAGCGTGTTTTTCTTCTCCGAACTGGTGGAGTGTATTTTGTCCAGGTGAATTACAGCTGAAAACACCAtgatgagatatcaacatgacaAATAAATCTGTTCATTAtgcatttaaatgatttatatATAACACAATGTACACTGAAAAATATTATACACTGGATttggtaaaaaaattatttatagtgCATAATTTTTGCACCCACTCTttaaaagtaagttttacatggaattttaagcagtttaagcaattgcaatttttaaagtaagttttacaaGGAATTTTAAGCAgtttaagcaattgcaatttttaaagtaagttttacataaAATTTTAAGCAgtttaagcaattgcaatttttaaagtaagttttacaaGGAATTTTAAGCAgtttaagcaattgcaattttCAAAGTAAGTTTTACCTGGAATTTTAAGCAACaattgcaatttttaaagtaagtttaaCATGGAATTTTAGGCCTTTTAAgcttaaaaaatgtaagcaaTTGCTTTAAATTCCATGTGAAACTTGCTTAAAAACAAGGATGGAAAatgatgcattttatttttttgtaaatcgagctaattatttttaatttacaaTACTTAtctataataatttatttataataattatctaGATtcggagcatcaaagtttaatttccaTTGATTctgatttttttacatgaccttattcagtcaatattaaagatatttagtttacattttatactgaatgttctttttttttttttttttaaaacatttaacttATAACCATCTATAAATCTTTATAAATATCAATGTGGAATTtgatgacaatttttttaagcTTTATGCACATGTTTGCTAAAGAGATCACTGAAACTTTTGGAGCcggaaaaattataaaaaagaaTCTTTTACACATTTACGAAGTAAGTCCATAAATTACAATTTGTTGTCAATTTTATCTTCCATCTGTCTCAGAGAAGCAATTATAAATTGAGTTCATAAAAgagattttttatattataataaatttatatattatattctCTGATCATCCATGATTTGCTTCAGCTTCTTTTTGGTGCCACGTGTTGTCCGTGTGGTTTTAAACTGCATCCAAGTCTTCTCTCTCGCTTTAAATTTACTCCCACACCCTTCGCCACAATGGCAGAGGAACCACATTGCTGGCAAGTTTAATAGACTGTTTTTAGAGAGCCACACTGATGCATGCCCTGAAATAAGGGCACCGAACGTACCAAATTCATATCCAATCTAAAAAAATTGCAATAATATTATGTAATAAATTGTCAGGCCGAGtctaaaatacacaaaaattaTAATAGTGCACATCTTgattttaaacacacacacaaattttttttataaataaatgttcatCATTTAAAACCCTTTCCTAATCTATAAGGTCTAAAACTTACTAAAGTTAGTCTATGAGGTTGCTATACATGAGCCATATGCTCTcttaaaaatagaaatataaacagatgtttaatgttttaatgaatagttAGTGTTAGTATGTCTCAGCTGCCTTCTGCAAAGATGCCCATTATTTAATGACGTCAAACAATTATACAGAGTAAATTACATTTCATAATAGAGAGATGGGGTTAGTTTCTTCTCTCCTCTCTATTAAAGACTAAATTACTGGATGCTGTCAAGATTACAGGCTTGATGTGGATGCATAAGTGACGCAcatgaacatttctcaaatatAGCAGCCATTTGGGGcaattttttttccaaatgAGCCATGCACTTTTCAAAGAATTAATTTAATCATGACAAAAACAGgtgcaaaatgttttgtgtCCAACAGATGAATTTCCATAATAGCAGATGTTAAGTTACCATGGAAATTAAGTTACCATGGAAATGCATCAGGTGCAAAACTGAACAGAAAGTCTGTGAATGCAGATAATGGCATTAAATTATCTTACCTGTGAGATGTGTTTTCAGATGTGACTTTGATTttgttttcaaaatgtctgatgGCAAACAGGTTCTATGGTCTGATCATTGTTTTGGATAATTGTCTTTCAGTTCCTCGGTTTCACAGCACTGAACAGCACCTGCAACTCAAAATAAGACAGCTTGCAAAAAGAGGACAAAAATGTGGATTTGGGACATTCCCACTCAAGCTGTCTTTCCCTcccaccgttttttttttttggtgaagagagacagagagaagaaagaagagagagagagaccaagTATTAAACGTGTGGAAGCCAATGTTTCCACCaaaaaccatagtaactacaaaGTATATATTACTAAACCTTAATCCGACATCTGTTATACGTgatacatttaaagaaaataaagttttaatctATCTTCAATGACATAGTACTGTTACTGTTCAATAATAGTTGTTTTTGACAATTATATGTCAGGATATGATGGAAGTCCTCCCAATAAACAATTTTAATCCAAGAATAGcgttttacatttttgcatttggcagacgtttttttatccaaagtgacttgtaGTGCATTTATATTACCATAGTATCAAGTCAAAATAACACCAAATAGAAGAGTTCATCAAGTCTTGTTTGAAAGTAAGCTGGACAGTCAGCCAGACAGACAGGCTAAAAAAAACTTGACAAGTGCCATTATGCCATGGGAGAATAGCTTGACATACATGCTATGTTTACTTAGATGTGGCTTTACTGTATGACACGTTAAAAGCCAAAGTGAATACATCTTCCGCCACAGACGTCCAGGTTGTCCATGACACGCTCTTTTAATACAAGGAAGTTTTTCTTCATGGTTTAGACACGGTCCACGCCCTGGAAAGAAGAACGGTTACAGAAATATATACATCAACAGAGAATCAATCCAGAAGCAGCCCAAAGAAAATAATCTGGTTCACTGGCCTGCTATGGAGTAGAAAAAGAGGCACTTGTGGCAGTAAGTTACCACTTTAAGCGAAGAGTTCCTCTGGACAGAAATAGAGCGACCAGAAAATGGTACTGCCCTGTTATAATATAACATCATGCAACACAGCACTGGGTAGCTGCTCTGTGCAATCTGCGTCTGATTCATTTTCATTTCCAAAAGACACCCATCAGATCGTGGGTTGCAGATCTAGTCTTAAATTTAGTAAGTGTGTAATTTCACCAATGATGATGTAGTGCTGTCTACACATCTGTGTGACATTTATAAAATGTTGCAGATTTAGTGAGCTAATGAGATCCATTAAACTTTGGTAACAATTTACTTTAAGGGGTGTTTAGAAGACTGACACAACaacttcataatcatgacatgacacatgaacatgaaggagattttatgtaCGTTTATGACCACTgccattaagtgtcatttgcatttttaatgcaaagatgacattgtttaagatgtctttgttatgacaacttgatataaaccaatacatcataacttgtcatgacaacttgacattaccaaaaCAACATAACTCACTACATTTTACCactgatacaaattgaatttgtcattaaaatacctttaagtgttaatactctgtcaaattgCTCTATAACAACGTCATGAATATTTCTCTTGtactcaactacagtggtacaaatttaatttgtcattaaaggaacatttcacctgtagaaacattaatctttattgaaagtgtgtcatatttgtagtcaaaatgtaatatacatttagaatttggtgcctatttgaccgagaaaagggtgTGTGTAGTCTcgccccctcaacaaagatattggacttcctgctttcaatgatgcaaaatgatgatttttgatttttacatcattgaaagaaggaagtgcaacacttaAATCTgttttctcctgtctcagcagcaactgagaaaattatgcatgactattcaaaaacatgactggggttctaactatacaaagcttaatgcaaatgggtaaagtgtgcctttaaaatgtcattaagtgttaatactctgtcatatagttttataacagcgtcatgaatatttttcttgacctcaactacagtggtacaaataattattttttcattaaaatgccattaagtgttaatactctgtaaaatagttttataacaatgtcatgaatatttttcttgacctcaactatagtggtacaaataattattttttcattaaaataccattaagtgttaatactctgtcaaatagttttataacagcgtcatgaatatttttcttgacctcaactacagtggtacaaataatattaatcattaaaatgccaataagtgttaatactctgtcaaatagttttataacagcatcatgaatattcttcagttcataatgtttttttttcctccatatgtgtttaagaaataaaatcactcatccaataataataactaaaattgataaaattacttttattgcatttggagacctaaaattaaatggaaacagtacaataatgggttaagccatgcagcgttGAGTCCATATCACTGGATATcagttatttaaatgaattaattaagtgtttagttcattttttcttctatgtcagaaaatttcagaaccctctgtctgaggaagaacaagttctgtgagttgtcagttttttatgttttgtgcacatacataaagttaagtataatcttttgatgtGTCTGTTgaattttgttaaggtatttatatttatttgacatagtattaacacttaatggcattttaatgacagtttaatgtaatgttaaccaggtagtttttttaagtttgataattattttgctatgtcatgtttatgacagatttataacAAGTTATGATgaattggtttatgtcaagttgccataacaaagacatttcaaacaatgccatctttgcattaaaatggCATAATTGAACAAAggcacttaatgacagttgtcataaatgtgcataaaatctccatCATGTTTAtaacacgtgtcatgtcatgactatgaaggtgtcatgtcagtcttatgaacaccctttcaagtaaagtgttaccaactactgatatgtaatattttttatttgtttttgattacCTTATTCCTTGTTTGAATGTGTGTATAAATACCCAGCAAACAATAGCCGTCATTACACCGactaggttaactatagacacAATATAGTCTAACTCACTTCTAGCACAAATAAACTTAAAGGTGTATTGTGaaacttttagaaggatttcttgacagaaatgcaatataatatacattactATATTAACAGTGGTGTAtgaagaccttacataataaacttaaaatgagccatttttatctacatacgctgcgggtccccttacatggagaTCGCCATTTTgcgccaccatgtttctacagtagccctaaacagacaagTTGTTTTACAGAGCACTTTTTGTCactatgcattttttttttagattatagTTAGACGTCTGATAAATTTAcgctgacagcccaaattttgcgTTGTTTTAACCTAGATGCTTAGacatcttttaaatgcaaaattgctttcAGGGTCAGTAacaatgagattttttttatatattttaacaaatggtgtacagaaacaaacaaataatttgCATCCAGATGAATATAGTCACTCcctaacttattttatttcattttagcTTGTGACAGAAAGGTTTTACAAAATtcaaaaagtcaaatataaaagCCCAAACCTGCTACATTGTGCAACACACTAAAACATATTCAGAATATGAGAGCCGTGCAAAGCTTTGTACCTACAGTGACAACAGTGATACATTAACAACAATATTTGAAGCATTGCCCAGTTGAATCAAGATACTGAAAAAGTACTGAAATACTGTAATACAAAAAATTGTTTCATTTCAAATAGACAAACATATACAATAAGACAGACATTAGATTTAAAAATGACACA
This window encodes:
- the bgna gene encoding biglycan a, encoding MLSFCVAFLFLCTGHLPSSSSALPFEQKGFWDFGKDIDVEELMMMMKDQEEGSAGDPYAPDQDTCPFGCRCNLRVVQCSDLGLHYVPRGIPSDTLLLDLQSNKIVEIREGDFKGLTNLYALVLRNNQISKIDSRAFLHLKHLQKLYISHNLLTSIPKNLPSSLVELRIHDNRINRVPALSFSGLHNMHVIEMGRNPLRNNGFEPKAFMGVKLNYLRISEAKLTGVPKDLPSSLHELHLDNNQIQAIELVDLSQYTQLQRLGLGNNEIRHIEPGALSYLNGLRELHLDNNRLPGVPSGLPHMKYLQVVYLHSNNITEVGVNDFCPTGFGVKRVFYNGISLFDNPIRYWEVQPAAFRCVSDQMAVQFGNHKK